GTCCCACGAGCGAGAGGCCGACGCGTTCGCAACCGAGGTCATGGGAGGTGGCCAGCCGCTGGTCGACGGACTCTGTCGGCTGACCAGCGAGAACCTCTCGAACCCGTTTCCGCACCCGTGGTACGCGACGTTCCACTACACCCACCCGCCGATTCCCGACCGGATTCGCTACATCCAGGGCCTCGAGGACGGGTCGCCGGAATCGACAGACCCGGCCGTCGCGGACGGCGCCTGAACGCCACCTTCCGGCGACCGAAACCATTTATGCCCGCCGATTTAAATCAGGGCATAATGCGGAAAAGTGGGCCGCCAAAAGGCATCATCGCGTACCTCGTCCTCGAGTTGCTCGAGGAGAAACCCCGATACGGCTACGAAATTCTCAAGGAAATCCGTGAGATCAGCGGTGGCCACTGGGAACCGTCCTACGGGTCGGTGTATCCGATCCTCTACAAGTTCGAGGAGAAGGGATGGGCCGAGCGCATCGAACGCGAGGACGAACCCGACCGGAAGTACTTCGAACTCACCGACGATGGGCAGACCGAACTCGAGAATCGGCGAGATGACAGCGCCGAGAAGGCGCGCGATTTCGCTGACGT
This region of Natronosalvus halobius genomic DNA includes:
- a CDS encoding PadR family transcriptional regulator gives rise to the protein MRKSGPPKGIIAYLVLELLEEKPRYGYEILKEIREISGGHWEPSYGSVYPILYKFEEKGWAERIEREDEPDRKYFELTDDGQTELENRRDDSAEKARDFADVILGFFHVYAAFSTDERFDIPELEGQWRFDETFSAWVVEQVVRHHEHYFDATFERIDDTPEEFYERQGIDESDS